In the Raineyella fluvialis genome, CGAGGTGCTCGACGTCGACATCGACGATTTCTCCGCCCCGCTGGAACTCGTCGCCCGTACGTTGTCCTTCACCGACCCCGTCACCGGCGAGGAGCGGACGTTCCACAGCAAGATCGGCCATCGGTGGGAGCCCGTGCGAGACTGACGCCCATGTCCTGCCCGGTCCGTATCCTCTTCCACTCCCCCCGCATCCCGCACAACACGGGCGCGACGATCCGACTGGCCGCCATCACCGGCGCGCCGCTGCACCTGGCCGGACCGCTCGGCTTCTCGATGGACGACACCCATCTCAAGCGGGCCGGCCTCGACTACCACGACATGGCCAACGTCACCGTCCACGACGATCTCGAGGCGGCGTACGACGCCCTGCTGCCGGCCCGGATCATCGCGTTCACGGCGCACGCGACCGTACGCCACACCGACGTCACCTACCGGGAGGGCGACGTCCTGCTCTTCGGGCCGGAGCCGACCGGCCTCGCTCCTGAGGTCCTCGCGGACGGTCGGGTCACCGAGCGGGTCAGGATCCCGATGCGGCCCGGCAATCGCTCGCTCAACCTCTCCAACGCCACCGCGATCGCCGTCTACGAGGCCTGGCGGCAATTCGGGTTCCCTGGCGCGCACTGATACCCCCACGGGTATACGATGCGAGCCATGAGTCTCTCCCCCTGCGCCATCTCGATCCCGCTGATGCTCGGCATCATCCTCGGGGTCACCGTGCATCCCGCGGCGGGCATCGCGGTGGGCCTGGCGCTGCTGGGATGGAACCTGGTCCAGGCCCGACGCGGTAAGGAATGCACCACCTGTGCGTGGCCCCGACGCGAGGACTGACACCTAGAATCGCCCCATGGGACACGACCACAGCCACGGCTCCCACAGCCATGGCACGGCGCCGGAGCGTCGGCTGGTCGTCGCCCTGGGGATCACCGCCACGGTGCTGGTCGCCGAGGTCGCCGGCGCGGCCCTGACCCGCAGCCTCGCGCTGCTCACCGACGCCGCCCACATGCTCACCGACACCGCCGGCCTGGCGCTGGCCGTGATGGCGACACGCCTGGCCACCCGGCCGGCCGATGAACGGCGGACCTGGGGCTTCCGCCGGGCGGAGGTGATCTCGGCCCAGTGGCAGGCGGCGATCCTCCTCGCGGTCGGGGTGTACGCCCTG is a window encoding:
- a CDS encoding tRNA (cytidine(34)-2'-O)-methyltransferase, with product MSCPVRILFHSPRIPHNTGATIRLAAITGAPLHLAGPLGFSMDDTHLKRAGLDYHDMANVTVHDDLEAAYDALLPARIIAFTAHATVRHTDVTYREGDVLLFGPEPTGLAPEVLADGRVTERVRIPMRPGNRSLNLSNATAIAVYEAWRQFGFPGAH